Proteins from one Podospora pseudoanserina strain CBS 124.78 chromosome 1, whole genome shotgun sequence genomic window:
- a CDS encoding hypothetical protein (EggNog:ENOG503PI6S; COG:S), with protein sequence MGTFSACPVLTATVLLLGLVFPLLTSGEGGFTHDCAYAGANLTDKHHWIGVYCLNDDVDIYGFNYSMLDLDHCAGNNAGQLVVYENGNYSGSCENCTFIHDKSLHLSCLCWDMNGGHTNSTLDLNTTLYDSNGAVGCYSFLGNKTWEPAPDS encoded by the exons ATGGGCACCTTCTCCGCGTGTCCCGTTTTGACCGCCAccgttcttcttctgggccTCGTGTTCCCCTTGTTGACCTCGGGCGAAGGTGGCTTCACCCATGACTGCGCCTATGCAGGCGCCAACCTGACCGACAAACATCACTGGATTGGTGTCTATTGTCTCAACGACGATGTTGATATTTACGGATTCAATTACAGCAT GCTGGACTTGGATCATTGCGCGGGAAACAATGCTGGACAGCTTGTAGTATATGAGAA TGGGAACTACTCCGGATCATGCGAGAACTGTACCTTTATTCATGACAAGTCGCTGCATTTGAGTTGTTTGTGCTGGGATATGAACGGCGGGCACACTAACTCAACGCTCGACTTGA ACACCACACTCTATGACTCGAATGGGGCTGTTGGCTGTTACAGTTTCCTCGGGAACAAGACATGGGAGCCGGCGCCAGATTCT